In Topomyia yanbarensis strain Yona2022 chromosome 2, ASM3024719v1, whole genome shotgun sequence, one DNA window encodes the following:
- the LOC131680920 gene encoding E3 ubiquitin-protein ligase TRIM37-like: MQKDTSDSDDFILFDCCICHNELQDTQLCPHCSKLFCKECITTWLTKEASCPCCRADLATENLVKACTFTQIQKAFERHTSNGRNRCDKHKSHDLSLFCNACEECICTSCWFLEPHVEHRDQAVPVEQACKAYQDNLKCDLQWLVDRIQQHHTVEKVTQANIEQLTNEKARATKMLESMMTESSEHFQAQIEKQQELLDMMRVAEGDTTKLRDTLECLLEGKTDATTLINLKNVGNSVGSLREEPDLEARLVNPLYKNAVLPEPTVLLFRMEKFNETIGQYKFYESLPQTCCGFEWRLKLAYDENKELRCDLRLVKGIPGEYGVTFIEQPERKLRFELDTAVQVGTFDTAITNDVVEVRILVQQAETYADKCAQLEEYVKQLEKKAAENEDFLRYLGEYQSKCGSGFS, encoded by the exons ATGCAGAAAGATACAAGTGATTCggatgattttattttatttgattgCTGCATATGCCATAATGAATTGCAGGACACGCAACTGTGTCCCCACTGTTCTAAACTTTTTTGTAAAGAATGCATCACTACCTGGTTAACGAAGGAAGCAAGCTGCCCATGTTGTCGAGCCGATCTGGCTACTGAAAACTTGGTCAAGGCATGCACGTTTACCCAAATACAGAAAGCTTTCGAGCGGCATACCAGCAACGGTCGCAATCGCTGCGACAAGCACAAATCGCACGACCTGTCGCTTTTCTGTAATGCATGTGAAGAGTGCATTTGTACAAGCTGCTGGTTCCTGGAGCCACATGTGGAACATCGGGATCAAGCAGTTCCGGTTG AACAAGCATGTAAGGCCTACCAGGATAATTTGAAATGTGATCTGCAGTGGCTGGTTGACCGAATCCAACAGCACCATACCGTTGAAAAAGTGACTCAAGCTAACATAGAGCAGCTGACGAATGAAAAAGCACGCGCCACAAAAATGCTCGAGTCTATGATGACCGAAAGTTCGGAGCATTTTCAGGCACAAATTGAAAAGCAGCAGGAGTTATTAGACATGATGAGAGTGGCTGAGGGTGATACTACCAAACTTCGAGATACGTTGGAATGCTTGCTCGAGGGGAAGACTGA CGCGACGACTTTGATTAATCTAAAAAATGTTGGAAATAGTGTCGGCTCCCTTCGCGAAGAGCCGGACCTGGAGGCCAGGCTGGTAAATCCTTTGTATAAAAA TGCCGTTCTACCGGAGCCAACGGTTCTCTTATTTCGTATGGAGAAATTCAACGAAACTATTGGCCAGTACAAATTCTACGAATCACTTCCCCAAACTTGCTGCGGTTTCGAATGGAGGCTCAAACTGGCCTATGATGAGAATAAAGAACTTCGCTGCGACCTTCGATTGGTAAAGGGAATCCCTGGTGAGTATGGGGTAACGTTTATTGAACAACCCGAACGAAAACTTCGATTTGAGTTAGACACTGCCGTACAGGTGGGTACGTTCGACACGGCCATCACGAATGATGTAGTAGAGGTTCGAATTCTTGTCCAGCAGGCTGAGACTTATGCCGACAAGTGTGCACAGCTCGAGGAGTATGTGAAACAGCTGGAAAAGAAAGCTGCTGAAAACGAAGATTTTCTCCGATATTTGGGGGAATATCAGAGCAAATGTGGCTCTGGATTTTCTTAG